In the genome of Helicobacter sp. 11S03491-1, one region contains:
- a CDS encoding ketoacyl-ACP synthase III → MNFRFYNKKISSIISILPKNESYFDDEIKNYNFPPKKSQILKELMGYHKHRISGENQLASDFIIKGFKQLFEDKIINPDEIDAFIYITQSPDYLIPQTSTIIQDKVGLKKDILCFDFNQGCAGFIHGLFQAFFMLDNPNIHKVAIANTDILSKKVNKRDRNSYPLVGDGGSITIVEKIAQKDESKQEIFCYNKTFGENALAIHIPAGGFKLPSNPKSSQDFQDKDGNIRNLDNLVMEGASVFSFVQEYVPKMVESLLQDAHLKKEEIDYYIFHQPNKFMLQKLADKLKISYEKMPNNIVENFGNGSGITIPLNLCFNLTEELKSQPLKLCLGGFGVGLTLSGIIMDINKIPYLNIITMEE, encoded by the coding sequence ATGAATTTCAGATTTTATAACAAAAAAATCTCCTCTATTATTTCTATTTTGCCCAAAAATGAAAGCTACTTTGATGATGAAATTAAAAACTATAATTTTCCCCCTAAAAAATCTCAAATACTCAAAGAATTGATGGGTTATCATAAACACAGAATTTCCGGCGAAAACCAACTTGCTTCTGATTTTATCATCAAAGGCTTCAAGCAACTTTTTGAAGACAAAATCATCAACCCCGACGAAATTGATGCTTTTATTTATATTACTCAATCTCCTGATTATCTCATCCCACAAACTTCAACTATCATACAAGATAAGGTCGGGTTAAAAAAAGATATTTTATGTTTTGACTTCAATCAAGGCTGCGCCGGTTTTATACATGGATTATTCCAAGCATTTTTTATGCTCGATAATCCCAATATCCACAAAGTAGCTATAGCCAATACAGATATTTTAAGCAAAAAAGTCAATAAAAGAGACAGGAATAGCTACCCGCTTGTAGGCGATGGAGGCAGCATCACTATTGTAGAAAAAATTGCACAAAAAGATGAAAGCAAACAAGAGATTTTTTGCTATAACAAAACCTTTGGCGAAAATGCGCTCGCTATCCACATCCCCGCAGGAGGGTTCAAACTTCCAAGCAATCCCAAAAGCTCCCAAGATTTTCAAGACAAAGATGGCAATATCAGAAATTTGGACAATTTGGTGATGGAGGGGGCTTCAGTGTTTAGCTTCGTCCAAGAATATGTCCCAAAGATGGTAGAATCACTCCTCCAAGATGCTCACCTCAAAAAAGAAGAGATTGATTATTATATTTTTCACCAACCCAATAAATTTATGCTTCAAAAGCTTGCGGATAAATTAAAAATCTCTTATGAAAAAATGCCTAATAATATTGTAGAAAATTTTGGCAATGGAAGTGGGATAACTATCCCCTTAAATTTGTGCTTCAACCTCACTGAAGAACTAAAATCACAGCCCCTAAAATTATGTTTAGGTGGGTTTGGGGTGGGGCTAACTTTATCCGGGATTATCATGGATATCAACAAAATCCCCTATCTTAATATCATCACTATGGAGGAATAA
- a CDS encoding acyl carrier protein translates to MQPLTDKLQELLDIPTLQPNEALCCFEEWDSLAMIALMSYAQKHYGVFINLDELCSAQTLQDICDLIETKKSQRGGGR, encoded by the coding sequence ATGCAGCCCCTTACAGACAAACTTCAAGAATTGCTTGATATCCCAACCTTGCAACCTAATGAAGCACTCTGTTGTTTTGAAGAATGGGATAGTTTGGCAATGATCGCCCTTATGTCATACGCGCAAAAGCACTATGGTGTTTTTATCAATCTTGATGAACTCTGCAGCGCTCAAACACTTCAAGATATTTGTGATCTCATTGAAACTAAAAAATCTCAACGGGGGGGGGGCAGGTAA
- a CDS encoding acetyltransferase has translation MKNIFFIGAGGFGSECYQYLSDVMATDKSIVFKGFLSTSNDLAPYGLESFFLGHYDDYDFQEDDYIVIAIGMPLARYRLYHLFKQRGVKFYNLISPKAFVTNTHNIGEGNIIAPFNSIAANVKIGIGNIVNGFCAIGHDCVIGNFNVINSHCGFGGFTSMGNGNYAGMGTMFFPKSKIGDNCKISGASVVFKRIKNNSIAFGNPAEVIGQNEFFNFNP, from the coding sequence ATGAAAAATATCTTTTTTATTGGAGCAGGAGGATTTGGGAGTGAGTGTTATCAGTATTTATCAGATGTGATGGCTACAGATAAAAGTATTGTTTTTAAAGGATTTCTTTCTACAAGCAATGATTTAGCTCCTTATGGATTGGAGTCGTTTTTTTTAGGGCATTATGATGATTATGATTTTCAAGAAGATGATTATATTGTTATTGCTATTGGTATGCCTTTGGCACGTTATAGACTTTATCATTTATTCAAACAAAGAGGGGTGAAGTTTTATAACTTGATTTCTCCAAAAGCTTTTGTTACCAATACCCATAATATTGGGGAAGGCAATATTATAGCGCCATTTAATTCTATCGCCGCAAATGTCAAAATAGGTATTGGTAATATCGTCAATGGATTTTGTGCAATAGGACATGATTGTGTTATTGGAAATTTCAACGTCATCAATTCCCACTGTGGGTTTGGAGGATTTACCTCAATGGGGAATGGAAACTATGCAGGTATGGGAACTATGTTTTTCCCAAAATCAAAAATTGGCGACAACTGCAAAATTTCAGGGGCAAGTGTTGTTTTTAAACGTATCAAAAATAACTCCATCGCATTTGGTAACCCTGCTGAAGTCATCGGACAAAACGAATTCTTTAATTTTAACCCATAA
- a CDS encoding acyl carrier protein encodes MEKIYKKLQDILELDVINDKDLLEDFEDWDSLSIITLITFLDKEYGIVLYTNEIKSAKTVGDLVALIQKKR; translated from the coding sequence ATGGAAAAAATCTATAAAAAACTGCAAGATATACTAGAGCTTGATGTTATCAATGATAAAGATTTATTAGAGGATTTTGAAGATTGGGATAGTCTCAGCATCATTACACTGATTACATTTTTGGATAAAGAATACGGCATAGTGCTTTATACCAATGAAATCAAATCAGCCAAAACTGTAGGTGATCTGGTCGCACTCATCCAAAAGAAACGATAA
- a CDS encoding SDR family oxidoreductase: MNSYILLTGANSGIGQTIAKKLSIKHNLILCARDTNRLQSTRNSLHNPKNHKIFLADLNDITSLEKSIHLLLQEMEIESFIHCAGINYASYAKKFSYEEMLFCANVNLYSAMSICKALLKKNTKKYLKNIIFISSIASKKCEAGDGFYASTKAGLDAYMKSLSLELAPEIKVNSILPGTIFDTKMAKIIYDSQTKERVLKKYPLGEGRVEDIAEAVAFLLQSGWITGQQIVVDGGYSV; the protein is encoded by the coding sequence ATGAACTCCTATATTTTGCTCACAGGGGCAAATTCCGGAATCGGTCAAACCATAGCAAAAAAACTCTCCATTAAGCACAATTTGATTTTATGTGCCAGAGACACAAACAGACTTCAATCAACACGCAACTCACTACACAATCCCAAAAATCACAAAATATTTTTAGCCGATCTCAACGACATTACATCACTTGAGAAATCAATACATTTGCTACTTCAAGAGATGGAAATTGAATCTTTTATCCATTGTGCAGGTATCAACTACGCTTCTTATGCGAAAAAATTCAGTTATGAAGAAATGCTTTTTTGTGCAAATGTCAACCTCTATTCTGCAATGAGTATCTGCAAGGCTCTATTGAAAAAAAATACAAAAAAATACTTGAAGAATATCATCTTCATCTCAAGTATTGCAAGCAAAAAATGTGAGGCCGGAGATGGATTTTATGCTTCTACTAAGGCAGGATTAGATGCTTATATGAAAAGCTTGAGTTTAGAGCTTGCCCCTGAAATTAAAGTCAATTCAATCTTGCCCGGTACTATATTTGACACCAAAATGGCAAAAATCATTTATGATTCACAAACCAAAGAAAGGGTTCTTAAAAAATACCCTTTAGGGGAAGGGAGAGTAGAGGATATTGCAGAAGCGGTGGCATTTTTGCTCCAATCCGGATGGATCACCGGTCAGCAAATTGTTGTTGATGGTGGCTATAGCGTTTAA
- a CDS encoding AAC(3) family N-acetyltransferase, whose product MEENNLILFTHQNNPITKNDIAQALMEIKAQECDYLFIHSELSFGIPNAALSKQELLGHLFDIFASLNVANLIVPTFSFSFCAKEDFDPCHTKSPMGILSEYFRKLPQAKRTLDPLMSCALIGKDTTLLDIGKHSCGKGSVFDKLHHKQHVKFLFFGNRVCDCFTYSHYIEKMLEVPYRYDKNFEGNIILPNAIKKETFILPVRYANVEAFKDDTLNKTLNSYHAIKEAKIGKTQIQIVDEKTSFDTITQAISDNIDFMLEYPYPRDFLDKTYIYEKKTAL is encoded by the coding sequence ATGGAAGAAAACAATCTCATCTTATTTACCCATCAGAACAACCCTATTACCAAAAATGACATTGCCCAAGCCCTAATGGAAATCAAAGCCCAAGAGTGCGATTATTTATTTATCCACTCTGAGCTAAGCTTTGGAATTCCCAATGCCGCATTGTCAAAACAAGAATTACTGGGGCATCTTTTTGATATTTTTGCTTCATTAAATGTGGCTAATTTGATCGTCCCTACTTTTAGTTTTAGCTTTTGCGCTAAAGAAGATTTTGATCCTTGCCACACCAAATCCCCCATGGGAATTTTGAGTGAATATTTTAGGAAACTCCCACAAGCCAAACGCACTCTAGATCCCCTCATGTCTTGCGCGCTTATTGGCAAAGATACCACGCTTCTGGATATTGGCAAACACTCTTGCGGGAAAGGATCTGTTTTTGACAAACTCCACCACAAACAACACGTTAAATTTCTCTTCTTTGGCAATAGAGTTTGTGATTGCTTCACTTATTCTCATTATATAGAAAAAATGCTAGAAGTCCCCTACCGGTATGACAAAAACTTTGAAGGGAATATAATTTTACCAAATGCGATCAAAAAAGAGACTTTTATTTTGCCTGTGAGGTATGCTAATGTAGAAGCCTTTAAAGATGACACTCTCAACAAAACTCTCAATAGCTATCATGCCATCAAAGAAGCCAAAATCGGCAAAACACAAATCCAAATCGTTGATGAAAAAACTTCTTTTGACACCATCACTCAAGCAATTTCAGACAATATAGATTTCATGCTTGAATACCCTTATCCTAGAGATTTTCTAGATAAAACTTATATTTATGAAAAAAAGACAGCCCTATGA
- a CDS encoding SDR family oxidoreductase, with the protein MKHFDYSYALETFNINLFSCCEIMAALLKKPNQNHLKNVILISSISAKIGYKGTSVYAASKAGLDSLSRSLSHELSPQVRINSIILGNIQTRATQHLQDTLLAPPLGVGKPQDVSYLVEFLLSARSGWITGQNIVLDGGKTSVGY; encoded by the coding sequence ATCAAACATTTTGATTATTCCTATGCCCTAGAGACATTCAATATCAATCTTTTCTCTTGTTGTGAGATCATGGCTGCTTTGCTCAAAAAACCCAATCAAAATCATCTCAAAAATGTTATCCTCATCTCAAGTATCAGCGCAAAAATAGGCTATAAAGGAACTTCTGTCTATGCTGCTTCCAAGGCGGGGTTGGACTCTTTAAGCAGGAGTTTATCCCACGAACTCTCTCCCCAAGTAAGGATAAACTCTATTATATTAGGCAATATCCAAACACGCGCTACCCAACATCTCCAAGATACTCTTTTGGCCCCTCCATTAGGAGTAGGGAAACCTCAAGATGTATCTTATTTGGTAGAATTCTTGCTTTCTGCGCGCTCCGGTTGGATAACAGGGCAAAATATTGTCCTTGATGGGGGTAAAACCTCCGTTGGGTATTAA
- a CDS encoding amino acid adenylation domain-containing protein encodes MKINVIEYLQITLAKYPHKIGFIDANQSMSFQDFYHLACNLSTHLSKNHLPEHPSVIAIFLPKNIQALISLTGILLSGNIYMPLDIKSPQERLEAIVKNISPALIITDEENKKKLEGLFEDRNILIIEDLLTPVVNTITNYQHLIDTDPAYIINTSGSTGVPKGVVVSHRSIIDYIEWILSEEKIRPKPEDIIGNQSPFYFDKSLFDIYPTFAIGNKLILIPEEKFLFPAQSLQYLEEKNINYIYWVPSILTQIANLDLLSTIRPKLERIFFGGEAMSPRVLNYFRKHYPNAIFGNLYGPSEITDICAYYLVDRDFEDTQPIPIGKPCKNTQIFLLDEHNHLITQPYHIGEIYIRGSCLSLQYFQNSQKSTQVFIQNPLHNKYYDKVYQTGDLAQYNSYGELILAGRKDYQIKHNGYRIELGEIEMALGDMKALQNLCALYEDNQIILCYQSHQKIDKKEIISHLKNKIPKYMYPQRYIRLDALPLNANGKIDRMAIKNIIKTQS; translated from the coding sequence ATGAAAATCAATGTGATTGAGTATTTACAAATAACCCTTGCAAAATACCCCCATAAAATAGGCTTCATAGATGCCAATCAATCCATGAGTTTCCAAGATTTTTACCATCTTGCTTGTAATCTTTCGACTCATTTAAGCAAAAATCACTTGCCTGAGCACCCTAGTGTCATCGCTATCTTTCTTCCCAAAAATATTCAAGCACTCATAAGTCTTACAGGGATTTTATTATCAGGGAATATTTATATGCCCTTAGATATTAAAAGTCCTCAAGAAAGACTCGAAGCTATTGTGAAGAATATATCCCCTGCTTTGATAATTACGGATGAAGAAAATAAAAAGAAGTTAGAAGGATTATTTGAGGATAGAAATATTTTGATCATAGAAGATCTTTTAACCCCTGTTGTTAATACCATCACCAATTACCAACACCTTATTGATACCGATCCGGCTTATATTATCAATACTTCCGGTTCAACAGGAGTTCCTAAGGGAGTGGTTGTTTCTCACCGATCCATTATTGATTATATTGAATGGATTTTGAGTGAAGAAAAAATAAGACCTAAACCTGAAGATATTATAGGCAATCAATCACCTTTTTATTTTGATAAATCTCTCTTTGACATCTACCCCACATTTGCAATCGGCAATAAACTCATACTCATTCCTGAAGAAAAATTCTTATTCCCTGCCCAAAGCCTTCAATATCTTGAAGAAAAAAATATCAATTATATTTATTGGGTGCCCTCCATCCTCACTCAAATAGCTAATTTGGATCTACTCTCAACCATACGCCCCAAGCTTGAGAGAATCTTTTTTGGCGGGGAAGCTATGAGTCCAAGAGTTTTGAATTATTTTAGGAAGCATTATCCAAATGCAATTTTTGGCAATCTCTATGGACCTAGTGAAATCACAGATATTTGCGCTTACTATTTGGTAGATAGAGATTTTGAAGACACACAACCTATCCCTATAGGCAAACCTTGCAAAAACACTCAAATATTCCTTCTTGATGAGCATAACCATCTCATTACCCAACCCTACCATATTGGCGAAATTTATATTCGCGGGTCTTGCTTGTCATTGCAATATTTCCAAAACTCTCAAAAATCAACTCAAGTTTTTATCCAAAATCCCTTGCATAACAAATACTATGACAAAGTATATCAAACAGGGGATCTTGCTCAGTATAACTCCTATGGAGAACTCATCCTGGCAGGACGCAAAGACTATCAAATCAAACATAATGGCTACCGCATAGAACTTGGTGAAATTGAAATGGCTTTAGGAGACATGAAAGCCTTGCAAAATCTCTGTGCCTTGTATGAAGATAATCAAATCATCTTATGCTATCAAAGCCATCAAAAAATTGACAAAAAAGAAATTATCAGTCATCTCAAGAACAAAATCCCCAAATATATGTATCCTCAACGATACATCCGACTAGATGCTCTGCCCTTGAATGCAAATGGCAAAATTGATAGAATGGCTATCAAAAATATTATCAAAACACAAAGCTAG